The bacterium HR17 genome includes the window CGAAGGCATGCGGGTGACGGAATTGCTAATGGCGGCTTATCGCAGCGCCGAAGAAGGACGCACCATCGCCCTGCCTGCCCCCGATTTGGTCACTTTCGTCCCTGCCGTCGCACAGGGCACTTGGAACCCACGCGCTGTCGGAATTTAAATCGTGCCCGCCACGACAAGACGAAAAGGTCTCACGCCACTTGCCAACCTTGCGGGACAAACAGGCGGGTGAATAGGTCAATGGCGTAGCGGTCGGTCATGCCGGCGATGTAGTCGCAGACCAGCCGCGCTAACTCTTTTCGCGTCAACCCGCTTTTGTCGGGCGGACTGATGGGCAACTCGCTTGGATGCGCCATGTAGTAGTCAAACAGTTGCTCAATGACGAGCCGACACTTGTTAGTTTCCGCCTTGACCTGTTTGGCGTTCAGGTAAACACGCTCAAACAAAAAGTCTTTCAGGTCGTTCAGCGCTTGCAGCACCTTTGGGCTCATCTTGAGCCGACCGTCCTCGATGCCCTGTTGAATGATGTCCCAGACGAGCGTCGTGATGCGTTGTGAGTGGGTGCGTCCCAGCACATCTAAGATGGAAGCGGGCACATCGTCTAGCGTCAGAATGCCCGCGCGAATGGCGTCGTCCAAATCGTGGTTGACATAAGCGATGCGGTCGGCGACGCGGACGACTTGTCCTTCTAAGGTGGACGGCAAAGGCTCATCGTCATCGGGTTGGAGCACCAAGTCCTTTTGCCCTTTGGAGTGGTAGCCGATCCCGTCCAACACCTCATAGGTCAAATTCAGCCCTTGCCCGTCCCGCTCCAAAATTTCCACGACCCGCAAACTTTGTTCGTAGTGACGAAAGCGCGCCTCAGGGTCGTATTTGCGGTAGGCAGCGTCCAACGCTTCTTCGCCCTCATGCCCAAAAGGCGGATGCCCTAAGTCGTGTCCGAGGGCAATGGCTTCTACCAAATCCTCGTTGAGCCGCAAAGCACGGCAGATTGTGCGGGCGATTTGGGCGACTTCTAAGGTGTGGGTCAAACGGGTGCGGTAGTGGTCACCGCGCGGGGCGATGAACACCTGAGTCTTGTGCATCAACCGGCGAAAGGCTTTGCTGTGCAAGATGCGGTCACGGTCGCGCTGAAACTCAGTGCGGATAGGACATTTGGGCTCGGGAACCTTCCGCCCCTTGCTCAAAGCGCTTTTCGCTGCATGTGGCGAAAGCCATTGCAACTCCCACTGCTCCGTCACTTCCCGAGGGCACATAAGCATCACTCCTTTCGCTAAACGCTACAACTTGACAGGATGCATCATCCATGCTTTTACTCTCCTGCGATGTTCTCTCTTTCACTTGAACTGACAAGTTGTCAAGGACACTTTCTTTCTGCGTCGTTTATGGGTCTCGCAGCAGTGGAATCTCTCTCAGCAATTTCACCATGTCATCTTTGTGGCGTTTTGATGCGATAGCGAACGCTTGCACCAGCACTTTTAAAACTTCCATCGGCGGCGACCAGAGGGCATGTTCGTTCCGCTCTGCCGTTCTACCGATTAGGTTGGGTGGCTCACAATAACACAAAGGCACGAGCAAAAACACCATCGCTTGAAACCCGACAGCCTTCTGGCGATGGCGCACTTCAATTTCAATGATTGCTGCATCGTCAACTTCGCGATGCAAGACTGGATGCTTGCGCCACCAGACCTCAAAACCCACAAACTCCTCTGGTGTTGGCTCATCCTGAACGCGGAACACTTCCTCGCAAAACCTTGTTTGGGTTTCAACGAGCGACTGCAGGTGTCTCATGTCATCCACTCCAAGTAACCCGTGTTTAAATGCTAACTGGAGCATTTCGCCCAATTCTGCAGGTTTACCAGTATCGTCCTTGTAGGCAATTTGCCATTCCAGCACATCATTGGGTTGGAGATGAACCCGCCTGACAGGAACGGGTTGACCATTACGCTTCACCCGGCATCTCCCTGTCGGCTTTGTAAGTGGTAAGTAGCAAACAATGCGCTTAGCGTTTTCGTCCCAATCCACTCTAACGAATTCACGCGGCATCTTTATCACCCATTAAAATGTGCTCCAAACGAGTAACTAACGCTTCAAGTTCATCAACGCTTGCTGTGCCATTGCGGTAGCGGTCGTGGAGTTGACGATAGGCGATAGCAAATTGCTGTTGAACATCCATTGGTGGAACGGGCACTAAAATTTCGTGCAACAACCGTTGTGGCACGGTCACCGTTCCCGTCCCGCGCTTAATGCGCTCCAACTGCTGCTGGAACATGCGAGTCTGAGCAAACAAGGCGAAAAATTCCGGCAATAACAAGTCGGTGCGAAACCTGAGGATGTAAAGGTAGTCGTCAGCAACACCCGTTTCGTCATCGTGCAAAACGGCAGCGGTGCGCCCAATGCAACCAACGCCAACCCTCACGAACACGACATCTCCTACTTTCGTTCGCGCCTGTGGTTTGTCCATCGGACTACCCTTTGCTACAAACCGCCCATCTCGTCGCAGATCTATCCCGAAAGGCGTCACCGTTTTAGCGGAAATGAACGGGATACCGTGGTCAGTAAATCGGCGCTTCGCTCCATACTCTGTGCTACCGCTCCTCATATCCCAAATCAGCGCTTTCAGAGGAAGTAGCGGGAAAACACTTCGCAACTTCGGCACATTCAAGTGATGTAAAGGTGACATGTCGTTCAGTAACTCCTTGACAGGTTTGAGCAATCCACTCTGGCAACGAATTTGTTGTGCGATGTTCGCTAAATCAGTTTCGTTTTCTGCATGAGCAAGCAGCACAAGGTTATCGGGGTTAGCAGGTTGCTTGCGAGCAAACAGCACACAACTTTTGGCTGCGAAAAAAGCACGGGATAGACTGACAATGGCAAGTGGCGTAGCATGACGGCAAAGCCATTGGCGCACCCGTTCTTGTGTCAAGTTAGCGAAGATGCCTTCAGGCAACACGATGGCAAGTACGCCATTAGGGCGCAGACTGCGAACGCACAACTCCAAAAACAGTGACTCAATTGCTTCGCTGCTACGCCCATGCCCCAACTCAAAACGGCGCAGCAGGGATGGCTCACTCACCCGTCCATACTTTGCCGAAAACGGTGGGTTAGTTGCCACAAGGTCAAAACGCTCACTCAATTCGTTCAGCAACCACAAAGCATCACTGCAGCGCAAATGCAAGCGTTTTTCATCGTTGAGTTGCTGAGCGCAAACTTTCAAAACCGCTGCATCCACATCAATGCCGACGACCGTTTCAAAATTGTGCTGGAGCATCTGACGCAGAAAAACACCGTCGCCGCAAGCGGGATCCAAAGCAGAGTGAAAACTGGTGAGCATTGAAGTTGCAATTTCAACCACCCAAGCCGCCAATGCTGGTGAAGTGAAAAATTGCCCCAACACTTTCTCGCGGCGAGCAAAATGTCGGCTGCGTTGTCGCTTATCCATTAGTGGCAGCAGCGGCAATTGTCCCATGTTGTGATCACCCGAGATTGTAAATGCCCGAACGACGCTTGGGCTTGCAAACAACCCGCTTCAGTGATTTTAGCGGGGTTGCAGGACAATGCCAGATGTCAAGATGTTCCGAGCAACTGTGAGACTACCCCTGCCGAACAAATTGTCAATCTTTCATCCCTATTCGCTTAAAACGAGCCGACGACTTTTCCGCCTGTGTCAAAAAGCCACTTTGTCGTCACAATGTAAGGCGGGGACTTTGCCACCCACCGATTGTCGTTCTCTGCTTGAAAGGAGTGTGACGGCGATGAGGTTAGCGTTAATGACTTGGGCGTGTCCGAGTTGGACGGTAGAGCGAATTGTTGAAGCAGCAAAGCGCTACGGTTACGGGGGTGTGGAGTCGCGCCTTTCGGTCAACCCCGCACATGGCGCGGAAATCGTCCGTGAAACGCATCTTCAGAGACAACGGCTTAACAGTTACTTACCTCTCCAGCGGTGGCAGGTTCTCATCGGCGGATAAGAATAAGCGTCGGAAAATAGTTGAGCAGGCAAAGCCCCGTGAACCCTGATGTAGCCTTGCCTCTTTTTTCTCATCCCTTCCCTCGCTTGGTGACCTTTACTCCTGTGCTGTCAACACCAATCAAACCTCCTATCCACTGACCCTGTGACCAAGTTCTGGGGCAATGTCTACCCTTCAACATGCACAGCGGCGTAAAGGTGCAAGCCAAAAGACCGTCGCTTGAAACCTGACGACTTTTTGTCGGTGGCACATTTCAATCCCGCACAAACACATTATCACCCACTGTCGCCCGCGCTTGCGGTAGTTGTGGCGATGCTTTTTAACCGATGACAACAATTGGCGCACGGTAGGGTCACTTAACCGCAGCTAGGAACATTTTCGTGCGCGCATTGCGCTTGTTTGTCCCCTACCCTTCCACGACGGCGCGCATTTTCTCTAAGCCGATTCGGGCGACTTCGTAGGGGTCTTGCTGCCAATAGGTGCGGTTGAACAACTCCAGCGAGATGACGCCTTCGTAGCCGCGCCGCTTGATTTCGGCGATAAGTTCTTTCAGCGGCAGGTGCCCGTCGCCGGGCATGACCCGCACTTCGTCGCCTGCAAACTCGCGCGGCACGCCGGCAGGCACATCGTTGAAGTGCAAGATTCCGATGCGTTCTCCCGTCAAATCCGGCACATCGTTGAGCGATGAACCACCCCGCCACAGGTGGAAGGGGTCAAGGACGATGGCGGCTTCGGGGTCGCCCGTGCGCTTGACGATCTCCCACGCTTGATCAACCCGCGAGACTTTTGGCGAGAAGCCCAAAAATTCCATCATCGGTAGTGCGCCGACCTCTCGCCCGATTTTGAGCAGTTCGCTGAACCGGCGGGCAGTATCGTCCACATCCAACGGCGCCGCTTCCAACCGCATGGACGGTGAGGCGACGACTCGCTTGCAGCCCAACTTCGCTGCCAGTGCCAGCAACTCCTTACACTCCTCCATCGCCCGCACATACGCGTCACCGTGCGCGTCCATCCAACCGTGCAGGGCAATCATGCTGGGCACCTGCAGCCCCGCATCTTGCAGCATCTTGACCACATCGTCCAGCGACCCTCCCGTGTTTTGGTAGTTACGGATGTCAGCAAACCACAACTCAATCGCCTGATACCCTGCTTTGGCGGCGATTTGGATTTTATCGGGCAACGACGCGGGTTGAATGGTGCTGGTGTTCAGGCAATAAATCCACGCCATCGCAAAAGCCACCTCCGTTCGCTGTCGCAATGTTGTGTGACCGCAATGACTTTGCCACAGTTTTTAAGGTGTGGTGCGTCGTGTCTTTACTAACCGTCGCCGACAGCGTTCGCTACAATCTTGCGGGGTGATGGGCGTGGCTTCTTTGACGCCTCAGCAATTGGCGTTGATGGTCAAACAGCGGGGCAGGGAATTGGGGTTTGACCTCATCGGCATTGCGCCCGTCCAATCGCCGCCGACCTATCCGCACTATGAGCAATGGCTGGCCCAGGGCTTTCACGGCGCGATGGCTTACATGGAACGGGGTAAGGAGAAACGCAAGGACTTACGGCTCATTTTACCTGACGCTAAATCGGTCATCGTCGGCGCTATCAACTACTTTGCACCCGATGAGCAATTGCCCGTGAGGGGCGAACCGCACGGGCTGGTGTCGCGCTACGCGTGGGGGGCAGATTACCACGATGTCGTCTTGTGTAAGCTGGAAGCGCTGTTGGATTACCTACGGGCGTTGCTCGGCGACAGCGTGCGGGGCAAAGCGTATGTGGACACAGGTCCGATTTTGGAGCGGGACGCAGCGGTGCAAGCGGGGTTGGGTTGGATCGGCAAAAACACTTGCCTCATTAACCCGCATAAGGGGTCGTGGCTATTTCTGGGCGAATTGATCGTCAATGTGGAATTGGCGCCCGATGCCCCTTTTGTCCGTAACCACTGCGGCAAATGCACCCGTTGCCTGACAGCGTGCCCCACGGGCGCGTTTGTCGGTCCCTACCGACTGGATGCCCGCCGCTGCATCTCTTACCTGACGATTGAGCTGCGGGGCAGCATCCCGCGCGAGTTGCGCCCGCTGATGGGCACATGGATTTTCGGCTGCGACATTTGCCAAGAGGTTTGTCCTTGGAACCGCAAGGCGACGCCGACCCATGAGGACGCCTTCAAACCCCGTCCTTGGGCGGCACCAGAATTGCTGGACCTTTTGACGCTGACCGAGGAAGAGTTCCGCGAGCGGTTCAAAGGTAGCCCCCTGAAGCGAGCGAAACGGTCAGGGTTGGTGCGCAACGCGAGCGTCGCGGTCGGCAACCTGCGGGAGGTGCGGGCGGTGCCGTTGCTCATCCGCCTGTTAGAGCGTGACCCCGACCCTGTCGTGCGGGAACACGCGGCGTGGGCGTTGGGACGAATCGGAACGAGCGCGGCGTTGGCAGCACTGCAAGACGCCTTGACGGTGGAAGCGAACGAACGAGTGCGGACGGAAATTGTTCTGAGCCTGCAGGAAGCGGGTGCCGCTGTCGTTGCCCCGTCCAGCTCGGTGCCCCTTTGAATTTGAAGGTTCGTCGGCAGCGTGCCGATTGTTGTTTGTGGCACTGCCACAACAACGGTTGCGCCGCCAAGGAGGGTACGGGCAATGACAGCCACGAAGGAGAAGGCAGGCATCAAAGTCGGCGACGGGCTTCCTGAACTCCCGCCCGCGCCCGAGAGCGTGGAAGAGACGGGGCTCAATTTAGACTTCATCGCCGATTTGATGCTTAAGACGCTGTATGTGCGGGGCACGCTGCTGGGCAACGAGTTAGCAGACCAACTCAAACTGCCCTTCTTCAATGTGCTAGACCAAGTGCTGCGTTTTCTGCGGGACGAAGAGTTGCTGGAAGTGCGCCGAGGGTTGAGCCAGTTTGCGACCCAGTGGATTTACGCATTGACGGGCAAAGGCATTACCCGTGCCAAAGAGTTGATGGAGCAAAGCGCGTATGTCGGTCCCGCACCGGTGCCTATTCGCGTCTACACCGACTACATTGAGCGCTACCAAGTGCCTTGGGAAGGGTTAACGGAACAAGTCCTGCGGGACGCGCTGAGCGATTTGGTCGTCAACGAGCGGTTGATCCGCAAACTGGGACCAGCCTTCAACTCAGGCAAATCCATGTTCCTGTATGGCAACGCCGGCAACGGCAAAACCTCCATCGCCGAACGGTTTGCGCGGGCGCTGCGGGGGGGTGTGTTGGTGCCCTACGCGCTGGAGGTCGGCGGACAAATCATCCGTTTCTTTGACTCCGCCTACCACGAACCCATCCCGGTAGACGAGGGCGCTGTCCAGCAATCCGACCGGCGGTGGGTGTTGTGTAAGCGCCCCTTCATTGTCGTCGGCGGGGAATTGCGGATGGAAAACTTGGAACTGGCGTATGACCCTGTCGTCAAGTTCTACAACGCCCCGTTGCAGTTGAAAGCCAACGGTGGCGTCTTCATGATTGACGACTTCGGGCGGCAACGGGTGCACCCTAAGGACTTACTGAACCGCTGGATCGTCCCGCTGGAGAAAAGCGTTGACTTTTACACACTGCAGACAGGCGAACAAATCGTCGTGCCTTTCAAAGTGCTTATCATCTTCTCCACCAACCTTGCCCCGCGCGATTTGGTGGAAGAGGCGTTCTTGCGGCGCATCCGCTACAAGATTGAAATCGGCGACCCCAGCGAAGGGGAGTTCCGCGAAATCTTTCGGCGGGTCGCCGCAGCGATGGGCTTTGAGTATGACCCCGAAATTTTGGACTACCTGATTGACCGCCACTACAAGCAAGCGGGACGAGGCTTTCGGGCGGTGCACCCGCGCGACTTGCTTTTGCAAGCCCGCGATTACTGCAACTACCTCGGCTGGCAGTACAAACTGACCCGTGAACTCATTGACATCGCCGTTGAGACCTACTTCGTGCAGTTGTAACGGTAACTTTTTCCGCTCGGCATCGCAGCCGCCGATGTCTCGGCAGGGTAAAGCATTGTTTGCTACCGTGTGCTAAAATGTCGGTGGCGCTCGGAGGGAGCGCTGGTGATGCGATGAACCAACTCAAGACGCTGCTGCTGCTAAGTGTTCTGACCGTGTTGTTCGTGCTGTTTGGCAAGATGGTCGGTGGGCAGCACGGGATGCTCATCGCCCTGCTTTTGGCAGGCATGATGAACTTTGTCGCCTATTTCTTCAGTGACCGCATCGTGTTGGCGATGCACGGGGCGCGCGAGTTGGCGGAATGGGAAGCCCCGGAATTGCACGAAATCGTAGAGCGCCTGGCGAGACGGGCGGGCATCCCTAAGCCTCGCGTTTACCTGATTCCGACGGAAACGCCCAACGCCTTCGCGACAGGGCGCGACCCCCATCACGCTGCCGTCGCCGTCACGGAAGGCATTGTGCGGCTGCTCAACCGTGACGAGTTGGAAGGCGTGATCGCCCATGAACTCGCTCACATCAAGCACCGCGACACGCTCGTCATGGTCGTCGCTGCGACGCTGGCGGGCGCAATCGCCGTGCTGGCAGACTTTGCCCGCTTCTTCCTGTGGTTTGGCGCGTGGGGTGGCGATGACCGTGAACGCGGTAACAACCCGCTGGTGCTGGTAGGGTTGCTTGTCGGCGTTATCGTTCTACCGTTGGCGGCGATGCTCATTCAACTGGCGATTTCGCGCGCCCGCGAGTTCCTCGCAGACGAAGGGGGCGCTTACATTAGCGGCAAGCCGTTAGCGCTGGCGTCAGCACTGGCAAAACTGGAGCGGGGTGTGCAACTCGTCCCGATGGAGACGAGCCCCGCGACGGCACACCTGTTCATCGTCAGCCCGCTGGCAGGGGGGCAGTCTGCTTGGGGTGCGCTTGCGAACCTGTTCCGCACCCATCCGCCGACGGAAGAGCGCATCGCCCGCTTACAGGCTCTCGCAGAACAGATGACCGTGCGGGCATAATTCAAACACCCGCCACAAAGGAGCCAACGACGGCAGGAGCGGTCGGGGTCACCGACGAACATCGGGAATGCGCCCAAGAGCGCATCAGTGCCGAAAGGGCACCGACGAAAAGCGTGTGACCCGACGCTCCTGCCCCTCCCTTTGAGCGCCCCACCACGCCGTCAAAGTTTCCGCCAACACGATTGCCGCTCGCTCGCGGAACTGTGGGTTGCGCAATTTCTGTGCATCCTGCGGGTTGGACAAAAAGCCCAACTCCACCAACACAGCGGGCATCGCTGCCGTGACCAAAACGGTGAATGTCCCTCGTTCAATGCCCCGATCACGCAACCCCAATCGTTGGCTCAACTGCGTTTGCAACAACGCCGCCAACGGCTGGCTTTGCGGTGACCAGTAAAACACGGTAACGCCGTGCGGTTGCGGCGACGGGTAACTGTTTAAGTGTAGCGAGACGAACACATCGGCATTGATGCGCTCCGCTAACGCCGTCCGTTCCGCAAGGGTGAAGGGCGTGACAGCGGTGTCGCGGGTCAAGACAGCGACCCAGCCGCGCCGCTCCAAGTGGCTTTGACAGCGGTAAGCGATGTCCAAGACGACATCGGCTTCGCGCAATCCGTAACGGATGGCGCCTGTGTCCCAAATTCCGGAGGGCAAAATGGCTCCGTGCCCGGCATCCACGACAGCGATCGGGCGCAGTTTTGTCGGCGGCGGTCGGTGATCGTAGGTGATGCGCCAGCAAAGCCAAAGCGCCATGCCGATGAGTGCCAATAGCAACCCGAACCGCAAAGAGTGGTGGCGCGCCCGTTTTGCCTGCTTGTGTCTCGCCATCGCTGCGTTGGCGGGTTGCAAATGGGCACCCCCTTCCGCGCAATTAGCGCAGCGCGCAGCCGTGTGGTGTAAGGTCGCCCAACAGTGGCAGCGGATGGCTGCCGAGGATGATGTTGACCGCGCTTTCGCCTATTTGCCCGACGATGACGGCAGACAAATTTTGCGCACTTTTTGGCAGGCGACGCAAAACGCCCCTCACTGCCACCAGTGGCTCGTCGGGCGGATGCGGCTGTGGGCGGCGCAGGGTTACTTGCAGGCAGCGACAGCGGCGATGCAGGAGCGTCGCCCCGATGACGCCCGTCAATATTGCCGGCAAGCAGCCCGTTGCCTCACGGCAGCGGCACCCGCGTTGCCGGCGTGGGAACGCGCCAACGCCCGCCAGTGGGCGACGCAGGTGCAACGCATCGTGCCCCGCCTTGACGATGCCCCTTTTGCGACGGCACACTTGACGGCGTTGCAAACGAAAATTGTTGCGCAAGTGCGGTTCGTGCCTCAGCGGGCGCGTTGACATGCGCGCCGATGGTCGCAAAGGCAGGTCGCAATCGCGTAGGGTCAGACGATCCCTGTCCGACAATAAGTGCAACGAGGTGAACACTGGTGGGCGAGCGAGAGGAACGCTTGCCGCCGCGTCAGCGGGTTGTCCGCACTTTTCCCGTCATGCTGTCCAACGGCGTGCCCGTCGTGGATATTGCCCAGTGGCGGTTGCGCTTGTTCGGGCTGGTGGAGCGGGAAGTGGCGTTGACCTTTGAGCAAGTGCGGGCGCTGCCGGTCGTGCGGCGCGTCTGCGATTTTCACTGCGTCACAGGGTGGAGCCGCTTGGGCGACGAATGGGAAGGCGTTTGGGTGCGGGAAGTGTTAGCGCTGGCGCGCCCCAAACCTGAAGCCCGTTTCGTTATGGCGCACAGTTGTGACGGCTACATGACCAACTTGGATTTGCAAGTCGTGCTGGACGACGGCATGTTGGTCTGGGCAGTCAACGGCGAACCGTTGTCGCCTGAACACGGTTACCCGCTGCGGTTGCTCGTGCCCAGCCGCTACGGGTGGAAAAGCGCCAAGTGGTTGTGTGGGTTGGAATTGATGGCGGAAGACCGCCCTGGCTACTGGGAGCAACGCGGCTATCACATGCGGGGCGATGTCTGGGCGGAGGAGCGTTACAGCGTGCCCTTTGCGCGACGCCGATAAATAACGCGTTGGGTACACCGAACATCTGCGCAAGCGGATGGAAGTGCTCAGACGGCTGGCAGCGGAGAACCTCGCTGCGTTGTCATGCGTTTTGTAGCAGCAACTCCCGCACCAACGCTATCGGTAGCCCGCCTGCTTGCAGCAAGCGGTCGTGAAACGCTCGCAGCAGGAAGGTGGCGCCTTGTCGCCTCTGCATTTCCGCACGCAACCGCAAAATTGCCATCTTGCCCGTCAGGTAGGAAAGCGGTTGCGTCGGCGACGCGGTGTAACGGCGGACTTCTGCTTCAGCGTTGGCGCGCTCCAAGTGGGCTTCTTGCACCAGCCATTGCACCGCTTCCACGAAACTCATGTCCTTGCAGTGCAAGCCGATGTCCACGATGACCCGCACTGCTCGCCAGACCAAATCCTTGAGTTGGAACAACCGCACCCGCACATCGTCGGTGTAGCCTTGTTCCCACATCAACTCCTCACAGTAGAGCGCCCACCCTTCCACGAACAGGTTGTTGCCGAACACCTTGCGGACTTTGGAGGGCAACCGAGCGGCGACGGACAGTTGCAAATGGTGCCCTGGGTAGGCTTCGTGGATGACGGTGATGGGTAAGGCGAACAGGCAATGCCCCCGCAAGCGGTCTTCCTGCACCTCGCGCGGCTCCTTGGGGTCAACGGGCGTGACATAGAACAAGCCCTCGCTGTTGGGGTCAAAAGGGGCAGGGGGCATGTAAGCGGCGTAAGGGGTCGTCGCCCGCTCAAAAGGTGGTGTCTCCACGACCCGCAACCGTTCGCCTTCAGGCAGCGTGGCGAGGTTTTTGTCCGCGACGAACTGGCGGGCTTTGGCGACTTCCTCGGTGTAAGTTTCCACGATGCGATCGCGGGGCGGGTGATGGGCTTTCAGCCGCTCCACCAACTCAAACCAAGGCAGGTCAGGGTCAATCTGGCGGGCAACCTTTGCCAACTCCGCCTGCGTTTGCGTCAGCACTTCCCGAGCCATCGCTTCCAACTCGTCGGGCGTTTCGGACAACAAATGCTCGTCCCGCAGTTTGGCGACAAAGAAATCGGTGCCGATGGCGTAATTGCCCCGTGCGCGGGGCGCGACGCGTTCTTGTAGCCAGCGCTCAAAATCTGTCAGCGCTAATCCCGCTTCGTCCACCGCCCGCAACACTTCGCGACGCAATGCGGCGTCCGTCAATTGCTCAGCGACCTGCGGGACCGTCGTGCTCAAAAAACTTTTTGCACCGTCCAGCGTTTCCACCGCCGTCTCAAGGTAAACAGCGGGAACGCTATCGGGCATGATGTTCCCTTGCGCTTCGGTGAGCACGCGCCGCAACTCTCGCAACCGCTTGGCGAGGTTTTCCATCCGCTGGGGCAACGGCGCGAAAGCGCGGGCGATGAGCAAGTAGGCGCCATAAAGGGCATGGTCAAGGTAAAGGGCGGGCTCTTTGGTGTGCCAGCGAATGTGCTCCCAATCCAGCACGCTGTCTTTGAGTTTTGCCAACAGCGCTTTGCGGTCGGCATCCTCGTCGGGCGTCAAAGCGTCGTCCCATTGCTCCAGTTCGCGGATGAAGCGCTTGAGCGTAGCGACATGTTGCTCAATGGCATCAGGGCTCATGGACGCCAAACGGTCGTCGTAATCGTGCACGCCACACGCTGTGGCAAACACGGGGTCGTCTTGCCAAAAGGTGAGCAAAATGTTGTCCACCAACTGCTCCCAGCGTTCGTTCGCCATCGCATCACACCTCCGCCCTCTGGGCACAGCACGCTGCGCCCTGACCGTTGGGGCGTTTGCGCGTTGTCCCCACGGTTGGGTTCATTGCCCTTTGGTCCGAGCGCGCCAGTAGTCCAGCATATCGCGGAGCGTTTGCTCGTAAGGGATTTGAGGTTGCCAGCCCACTTGCTGGCGGAACTTGGTGCTATCGCCGACCAGCACGGGCACATCGGACGGGCGCATCCGCGCAGGGTCTTGACGCACTTCCACGGGCACCTTTGCCATGCTTAACAACAAATCCAGCACCTCACGGATGCGCCACGCCTTACCGCTGGCGATGTTGTAAACCTCGCCAGGCACGCCCTTTTCCAGCGCCAGCCAATAGGCGCGCACGATGTCGCGGACATCGGTGAAGTCGCGTTGCGCTTCCAAGTTGCCGACCCAAATGACGGGCTCTTGCAGTCCTGCTTCAATGCGGGCGATTTGCCACGCGAACCCCGAATCCACGAAGGCTTCAGGGCGGCGCGGACCGCTGTGGTTGAACGCCCTTGTCCGGACGATGAACATGCCGTAACTGCGGTGATATTGAAAGCCCAGCAAGTCTTGAGCGACTTTGCTGACGGCGTAAGGCGACAGCGGGCGCAACGGGTTCGTTTCCTTGATGGGCAATTCGTGCTCAAACTGCAAGCCATATTCCTCGCTGCTCCCAGCGACTTGGATGCGACAGTCCAAGTCCAACTGGCGCACAGCTTCAAACAGGTGGATGGTGCCGATGACATTGATGTGCATCGTGTCAGCGGGCGCCGTCCAACTCGTCGGGACATAACTTTGCGCCGCCAAGTGGAAAATCCAATCGGGCATGGCTTCCTTGACGGCG containing:
- the msrP gene encoding Protein-methionine-sulfoxide reductase catalytic subunit MsrP, which gives rise to MGEREERLPPRQRVVRTFPVMLSNGVPVVDIAQWRLRLFGLVEREVALTFEQVRALPVVRRVCDFHCVTGWSRLGDEWEGVWVREVLALARPKPEARFVMAHSCDGYMTNLDLQVVLDDGMLVWAVNGEPLSPEHGYPLRLLVPSRYGWKSAKWLCGLELMAEDRPGYWEQRGYHMRGDVWAEERYSVPFARRR
- the rmd gene encoding GDP-6-deoxy-D-mannose reductase; protein product: MRILITGITGFVGSHMAEFALEQGAEVFGTYRWRSRMDNVQHLLSHIRLLECDLRDATSVRNAVKEAMPDWIFHLAAQSYVPTSWTAPADTMHINVIGTIHLFEAVRQLDLDCRIQVAGSSEEYGLQFEHELPIKETNPLRPLSPYAVSKVAQDLLGFQYHRSYGMFIVRTRAFNHSGPRRPEAFVDSGFAWQIARIEAGLQEPVIWVGNLEAQRDFTDVRDIVRAYWLALEKGVPGEVYNIASGKAWRIREVLDLLLSMAKVPVEVRQDPARMRPSDVPVLVGDSTKFRQQVGWQPQIPYEQTLRDMLDYWRARTKGQ